One genomic region from Haloterrigena gelatinilytica encodes:
- a CDS encoding 2Fe-2S iron-sulfur cluster-binding protein has translation MTEYTVEFVGTGETITCSDTETILSRCLEEGIAQEYSCRVGMCLACSAEIVEGEVTQPAARGLTEEEAENYALTCMARPQSDLKLDRGEYPPSIESDLEADGSNAGATADD, from the coding sequence ATGACTGAGTATACGGTCGAATTCGTCGGGACGGGTGAGACGATCACCTGTTCGGACACGGAGACGATCCTGAGCCGGTGTCTCGAGGAGGGCATCGCCCAGGAGTACTCGTGTCGCGTCGGGATGTGTCTGGCCTGCTCGGCGGAGATCGTCGAGGGCGAGGTCACCCAGCCCGCGGCCCGCGGACTGACCGAGGAAGAGGCCGAGAACTACGCGCTCACCTGCATGGCGCGCCCGCAGTCGGATCTCAAACTCGACCGCGGCGAGTACCCGCCGAGCATCGAGAGCGACCTCGAGGCCGACGGCTCGAACGCCGGCGCGACCGCGGACGACTGA
- a CDS encoding MBL fold metallo-hydrolase, with protein sequence MTDGNEPAEPTAEREQASIEPEALADRLRSGDGFTVLDVRDRDEFERWHLEGAGVEAVQIPHMKFIQAQATGGVTDLVDDLEEPIVAVCGRGAASAHAVDLLRDAGLDAGNLAGGMDAWADLYVARELAVDAPATVVQYDRPSSGCLAYAIYSDGEAAVIDPLRAFADRYVDDAADRGAELRYAVDTHVHADHVSGVRALAERTDAEPIVPEGATDRGLAFDATTLSAADELEIGSATLTALSTPGHTTESLSYRLGDVLFTGDTLFLEGVGRPDLERGDDGASEAARRLYETLHERLEEIPDETTIAPGHYSDVADPRDDGTYTARLGSLRDRLAAFSMDEAAFVEHATSDLPPRPSNHERIVAANLGREDVDAETAFELELGPNNCAVAE encoded by the coding sequence ATGACCGACGGGAACGAGCCTGCGGAGCCGACGGCCGAACGCGAACAGGCCTCGATCGAACCCGAGGCGTTGGCCGACCGGCTGCGGTCCGGCGACGGGTTTACCGTCCTCGACGTCCGCGACCGGGACGAGTTCGAGCGCTGGCACCTCGAGGGCGCGGGCGTCGAGGCCGTCCAGATTCCCCACATGAAGTTCATCCAGGCCCAGGCGACCGGCGGCGTGACCGACCTCGTCGACGACCTCGAGGAGCCGATCGTCGCGGTCTGCGGGCGCGGGGCGGCCAGCGCGCACGCCGTCGACCTCCTCCGGGACGCCGGTCTCGACGCCGGCAACCTCGCCGGCGGGATGGACGCCTGGGCCGACCTGTACGTCGCCCGCGAACTCGCGGTCGACGCGCCCGCGACGGTCGTCCAGTACGACCGGCCCTCGAGCGGCTGTCTCGCCTACGCGATCTACAGCGACGGCGAGGCGGCGGTGATCGACCCGCTCCGCGCGTTCGCCGATCGATACGTCGACGACGCTGCGGACCGGGGCGCGGAGCTCCGGTACGCCGTCGACACCCACGTCCACGCCGACCACGTCAGCGGCGTCCGCGCCCTCGCCGAGCGGACCGACGCGGAGCCGATCGTGCCCGAGGGCGCGACGGATCGCGGCCTCGCGTTCGACGCGACGACCCTCTCCGCTGCTGACGAACTCGAGATCGGTTCGGCGACGCTAACCGCGCTTTCGACACCGGGCCACACGACCGAGTCGCTCTCCTACCGGCTCGGCGACGTCCTCTTTACCGGCGACACGCTCTTCCTCGAGGGCGTCGGGCGGCCGGACCTCGAACGCGGCGACGACGGAGCGTCCGAAGCCGCCCGACGACTATACGAGACGCTGCACGAGCGACTCGAGGAGATCCCGGACGAGACGACGATCGCCCCGGGCCACTACAGCGACGTCGCGGACCCGCGGGACGACGGAACCTACACCGCTCGTCTCGGCTCGCTGCGCGACCGACTCGCGGCGTTCTCGATGGACGAAGCCGCCTTCGTCGAGCACGCCACGAGCGACCTCCCGCCGCGGCCGTCCAACCACGAGCGCATCGTCGCGGCGAATCTCGGCCGCGAGGACGTCGACGCCGAGACGGCGTTCGAACTCGAGCTCGGGCCGAACAACTGCGCGGTCGCCGAGTGA
- a CDS encoding ferritin family protein, translating to MDADGFRDAVEDSMDSELERLGSSKLLVALTDADLTAETVLRTVADGERAAMETFEGWADDEGHEDAQELFAEFREQEREHYERVADLLEGEGDADATGGPMHEALRSLEDATARLGGLVGRSMVGERTHLQVVSFFVNEGDERRAEQFRELRSETAAQGDRALELLEDVCDEDGDWDRARDATEEVIEIAYDAYAGSLDEMGIDPKPIC from the coding sequence ATGGACGCCGACGGATTCCGGGACGCGGTCGAGGACTCGATGGACAGCGAACTCGAGCGACTCGGGTCGTCCAAACTGCTCGTCGCGCTCACCGACGCCGATCTGACGGCCGAAACGGTCCTCCGGACGGTCGCCGACGGCGAACGCGCCGCGATGGAGACCTTCGAGGGCTGGGCCGACGACGAGGGCCACGAAGATGCACAAGAACTGTTCGCCGAGTTCCGCGAGCAGGAGCGCGAGCACTACGAACGGGTCGCTGACCTGCTCGAGGGCGAGGGCGACGCCGACGCGACCGGCGGACCGATGCACGAGGCCCTCCGATCGCTCGAGGACGCGACCGCCCGCCTCGGCGGACTCGTCGGACGATCGATGGTCGGCGAGCGGACGCACCTGCAGGTCGTGAGCTTCTTCGTCAACGAGGGCGACGAACGCCGAGCCGAGCAGTTCCGGGAGCTGCGAAGCGAGACGGCGGCGCAGGGCGACCGGGCGCTCGAGCTACTCGAGGACGTCTGCGACGAGGACGGAGACTGGGACCGCGCTCGAGACGCGACCGAGGAGGTTATCGAGATCGCGTACGACGCGTACGCGGGCTCGCTGGACGAGATGGGAATCGACCCGAAACCGATCTGCTGA
- the ftsZ gene encoding cell division protein FtsZ, translated as MDSIIDDAIDEAETGEQSEVPDDAPPRDDQSAGDASDGHRTGTMTDDELEDVLQDLQTDITVVGCGGAGGNTVNRMHEEGIHGAKLVAANTDVQHLVEIEADTKILMGEEKTGGRGAGSLPQVGEEAALESQQDIYDAIDGSDMVFVTAGLGGGTGTGSAPVVAKAAREAGALTISIVTTPFTAEGEVRRTNAEAGLERLRDVSDTVIVVPNDRLLDSVGKLPVRQAFKVSDEVLMRSVKGITELITKPGLVNLDFADVRTVMERGGVAMIGLGESDSEAKAEDSVKTALRSPLLDVDISGASSALVNVTGGNDMAIEEAEGVVEEIYDRIDPDARIIWGTSIDESLEGSMRTMIVVTGVESPQIYGRPDEETVQPEMTGQAGGDDIDFVD; from the coding sequence ATGGACTCCATCATCGACGATGCGATCGACGAGGCCGAAACCGGGGAGCAGTCCGAGGTCCCCGACGACGCTCCGCCCCGGGACGACCAGTCCGCGGGCGACGCGTCGGACGGCCACCGGACAGGGACGATGACCGACGACGAACTCGAGGACGTTCTCCAGGATCTCCAGACCGATATCACCGTCGTCGGCTGCGGCGGCGCCGGCGGGAACACGGTCAACCGCATGCACGAGGAGGGCATCCACGGCGCGAAACTCGTCGCCGCCAACACCGACGTCCAGCACCTCGTAGAGATCGAGGCCGACACCAAGATCCTCATGGGCGAGGAGAAGACCGGCGGCCGCGGCGCCGGCTCGCTCCCGCAGGTCGGCGAGGAGGCCGCACTCGAGAGCCAGCAGGACATCTACGACGCCATCGACGGCTCCGACATGGTCTTCGTCACGGCGGGACTGGGCGGCGGGACCGGGACCGGTTCCGCGCCCGTCGTCGCCAAGGCCGCCCGCGAGGCCGGCGCCCTGACGATTTCGATCGTCACGACGCCGTTTACCGCGGAAGGCGAGGTCCGACGGACGAACGCCGAAGCGGGCCTCGAGCGCCTGCGCGACGTCTCGGACACCGTCATCGTCGTCCCCAACGACCGCCTGCTCGACTCGGTCGGCAAACTGCCCGTCCGCCAGGCGTTCAAGGTCTCTGACGAGGTGCTGATGCGTTCGGTCAAGGGCATCACGGAACTGATCACCAAGCCCGGCCTCGTCAACCTGGACTTCGCCGACGTTCGCACCGTCATGGAACGCGGCGGCGTCGCCATGATCGGTCTCGGGGAATCCGACTCCGAGGCGAAAGCCGAGGACTCGGTCAAGACCGCGCTGCGCTCCCCGCTGCTGGACGTCGACATCTCCGGCGCGAGCTCCGCGCTGGTCAACGTTACCGGCGGCAACGACATGGCCATCGAGGAGGCAGAGGGCGTCGTCGAGGAGATCTACGACCGGATCGACCCCGACGCGCGCATCATCTGGGGGACCTCGATCGACGAGAGCCTCGAGGGCAGCATGCGGACGATGATCGTCGTCACCGGCGTCGAATCGCCCCAGATCTACGGCCGGCCCGACGAGGAGACCGTCCAGCCGGAGATGACCGGCCAGGCGGGCGGCGACGACATCGACTTCGTCGACTGA
- a CDS encoding D-aminoacyl-tRNA deacylase, whose product MIAIVESRADRASVHVCDQLRDLADWEALEDGSRPDADGGGTYYRLEGAELRSFEDFHLELESPVDAFDCDPDLLVFASRHSGDTGPLLTGHFTGNFGPAEFGGEPDAVADACPNALAHLLEAFDEHAPEGYDVGMECTHHGPTAVGCPSLFAELGSGDEQWDDPAGAEAVARAILDLRGVDPHRHRQIVGFGGNHYAPRFERVVRETEWAVGHVAADWALEAMDHPTTHRDVLDAAFAASETEVALVDGEWPVLEETLEDLGYRLVSETWLREVDDRPLELVDAVEADLGRIDDGIRFGDRRADAFDVVDLPAELVAAAQGIDPDRVREIVASNAVAFATENGGSRVGSRAAVPTADEAAARETIVAALATVLEEKYDDVTVADDAVVAERTAFDPELAREIGVPEGPKFGALADGEPVTVDGETISPQRVRRQQTDRFPK is encoded by the coding sequence GTGATCGCTATCGTCGAGAGCCGGGCCGACCGCGCGTCGGTCCACGTCTGCGACCAGCTCCGCGACCTCGCCGATTGGGAGGCCCTCGAGGACGGCTCCCGACCCGACGCCGACGGCGGCGGAACCTACTACCGACTCGAGGGCGCCGAACTCCGGTCGTTCGAGGACTTCCACCTCGAACTCGAGTCGCCCGTCGACGCCTTCGACTGCGACCCCGACCTGCTGGTCTTCGCCTCGCGCCACTCCGGCGACACGGGACCGCTGTTGACGGGCCACTTCACGGGGAACTTCGGTCCCGCGGAGTTCGGCGGCGAGCCCGACGCCGTCGCCGACGCGTGTCCGAACGCGCTGGCGCACCTGCTCGAGGCCTTCGACGAGCACGCCCCCGAGGGGTACGACGTGGGCATGGAGTGTACTCACCACGGCCCGACGGCGGTCGGCTGCCCGTCGCTGTTCGCGGAACTGGGCAGCGGCGACGAGCAGTGGGACGACCCCGCGGGCGCCGAGGCGGTCGCCCGCGCGATTCTCGACCTTCGAGGCGTCGACCCCCACCGCCATAGGCAGATCGTCGGCTTCGGCGGCAACCACTACGCGCCGCGGTTCGAGCGCGTCGTCCGCGAAACCGAGTGGGCGGTCGGCCACGTCGCGGCCGACTGGGCCCTCGAGGCGATGGACCACCCGACGACCCACCGCGACGTGCTCGACGCCGCGTTCGCGGCCAGCGAGACGGAGGTAGCCCTCGTCGACGGCGAGTGGCCGGTCCTCGAAGAGACGCTCGAGGATCTGGGCTACCGGCTCGTCAGCGAGACCTGGCTCCGCGAGGTGGACGATCGCCCGCTCGAGTTGGTCGACGCCGTCGAGGCGGATCTCGGGCGCATCGACGACGGGATCCGGTTCGGCGACCGACGCGCGGACGCGTTCGACGTCGTCGACCTGCCGGCCGAACTGGTCGCCGCCGCACAGGGGATCGATCCCGACCGCGTGCGAGAGATCGTCGCATCGAACGCCGTCGCCTTCGCGACCGAGAACGGGGGCAGTCGCGTCGGGTCGCGCGCCGCGGTTCCGACCGCGGACGAGGCGGCCGCCCGCGAGACGATCGTCGCGGCGCTCGCGACCGTCCTCGAGGAGAAGTACGACGACGTGACCGTCGCGGACGACGCGGTCGTCGCCGAGCGGACGGCGTTCGATCCCGAACTCGCGCGCGAGATCGGCGTTCCCGAGGGGCCGAAGTTCGGCGCGCTCGCCGACGGCGAGCCCGTCACCGTCGACGGTGAAACGATCAGTCCGCAGAGGGTTCGACGTCAGCAAACCGATCGGTTCCCGAAGTAA